CCGACGTGCAGTGGCTCGTTGCCGGCTGGGCCGACCACTGCCTCGGCTTCAAGCCCAAGGGCGCGCATCCGGCCAAGGTCACCAGCAACGGCCAGCCGGATTACTACCTCGGACCGGTCGCACCCGGCGCCGACAGCGAGGCATTTTTCGCGAGCGACTATTTCGACCAGCTCTACGAATACGCCCTCGAACTCATCCGCCGCGGCAAGGCCTACGTCTGCGACCTGAGCCCCGAAGACACCGAGAAATACCGCGGCGCGCCCGACCGCCCGGGTCAGGACAGTCCCTTCCGCAACCGCTCCGTCGCCGAGAACCTCGACCTGTTCCAGCGGATGAAGGCCGGCGAGTTCCCCGACGGCGCGCGCTCGCTGCGCAGCAAGATCGACATGGCCTCGCCCAACATGTGGCTGCGCGACCCGCTCCTCTACCGCATCCGCCACGTCGCCCATCACCACGCCGGCGACAAGTGGTGCATCTACCCGCTCTACGACTATGCCCACTGCCTGAGCGATTACCTTGAGGGGATCACACACTCCATCTGCACCCTCGAGTTCGTGGACCACCGCCCGCTCTACGACTGGGTGCTCGATTCCCTCGGCCTGCCCCGCGCCCTTCCGCACCAATACGAATTCGCGAAACTCAACCTCGCCTACACCCTCGTGTCGAAGCGCAAGCTCCTCCAGCTCGTCAACGAGAAGGTCGTGACCGGCTGGGACGACCCGCGCATGCCCACGATTTCCGGCCTGCGTCGCCGCGGCATCCCCGCCAGCGCGCTCCGCACCTTCGTCACCGGCGTTGGCGTCACCAAGTTTGATTCCCTCACCGAGGCCGCCGTCTTCGAAAACGCTGTCCGCAACGACCTCAACGCCACGGCCGCCCGCCGGCTGGCCGTGCTCAAGCCCATCAAGATCGTGCTGACCAACCTCCAGCCCGGCGAGGTCGTCGAGTGCACCGCCACCAACAACCCGCAGGACGAAAATCCCACGACGCGCCCGGTCGCGCTCACGCGCGAGGTCTTCATCGAGTCCGACGATTTCGCCGAGGTCCCGCCGCCGAAGTATTTCCGCCTGAAACCCGGCGGCGAGGTGCGCCTGAAATACGCCTGCATCATCAAGCTCGACGAAATCGTGAAGGACGCCACCGGCACCATCACCGAGCTC
This DNA window, taken from Oleiharenicola lentus, encodes the following:
- the glnS gene encoding glutamine--tRNA ligase — its product is MSVENTTPAPAPSDFIRDIVAGHVAEKRYAKIVTRFPPEPNGYLHIGHAKSICLNFGIAREHNGQCNLRFDDTNPVKEDVEYVQSITTDVQWLVAGWADHCLGFKPKGAHPAKVTSNGQPDYYLGPVAPGADSEAFFASDYFDQLYEYALELIRRGKAYVCDLSPEDTEKYRGAPDRPGQDSPFRNRSVAENLDLFQRMKAGEFPDGARSLRSKIDMASPNMWLRDPLLYRIRHVAHHHAGDKWCIYPLYDYAHCLSDYLEGITHSICTLEFVDHRPLYDWVLDSLGLPRALPHQYEFAKLNLAYTLVSKRKLLQLVNEKVVTGWDDPRMPTISGLRRRGIPASALRTFVTGVGVTKFDSLTEAAVFENAVRNDLNATAARRLAVLKPIKIVLTNLQPGEVVECTATNNPQDENPTTRPVALTREVFIESDDFAEVPPPKYFRLKPGGEVRLKYACIIKLDEIVKDATGTITELRCTAQLDTRSGQPNADKKVKGTIHWVSASHCIEAEVRLYDRLFTVAEPAAQEDFLKVVNPKSLEIVTARLETSLATAKPADRFQFERLGYFALDKDSAPDSRLIFNRTITLKDTWAK